The window TGCTTTTCCGAATTTAAAGTTATCAATTTAATGTATTGTTATTAGCAATTGCCATTAGCGGCAGGTAAAAGCAGGGCGCACTATTCAATCAAGTACTGCCCTGCTTTTTTATTGAATTTTATTATACCAGCATGCCGCCCGAAGCTTCGACGCGTTGCCCGTTTACCCAGCGTGCATCGTCTGTACACAAAAAGGCCACTACGCCGCCAATATCTTCGGCCACAGCCGGCCTGCCTAATGCGGTTACCGAGCTTACTTGTTTTTGTGTTTCCTCACTTGCGCGGAAGTGCCCGCCGCCAAAATCTGTCATTACCGCGCCGGGCGCCACAGTGTTGGCCCTAATGCCCCTGGCGCCTAACTCTTTGGCAAGGTAACGGGTAAATACTTCAACGGCGCCCTTCATAGCAGCATAAACCGACGACCGCGGAAAAGATACCCTGGTTAAGCCGCTGGATATGTTTACAATGCCCCCACCATCATTTATCAGCGGGATTAAGCCTTGTGTTAAAAAATAAACACCTTTAAAATGAATGTTCAGCAGTTCATCAAAAAACTCATCGGTAACCTCTTCAATTAATTTATACCCCCCGATGCCTGCGTTATTGATCAAAAAATCAATACGGTTTGCACCAAAAGTATTGGTTAACACGTTTTTAAGCTGATCGACAAAAGTACCAAAGCTTTTAATGTCGCCGGTGTTGAGTTGCAGGGTTGCGGCTTTTCTGCCGCTTTGTTGAATTTGATTAACTACATTTTGCGCCTCTGCCAGTTTACTGTTGTAGGTGAGTATCACATCAATGCCCTTTTCGGCAAGCCGAAGTGCCATATCTTTGCCTAAGCCACGGCTGCCACCGGTTACCAGGGCTATTTTATTTTTACTTTCCATTTTTAATAATTTTTATGATACAAAATTGTTGATAGTGACAGTATAGCCGTTTGTAACAATCAATCGGTTACTTGTATAATTCAAATGATATTAACGCTGCCGCTCTGTAATGGTTTGTTAAATTCGGGCGGCTTAAATTGCACCAAAAAATCACATAAAAACCCCTTTTTTTATGCCGGAGTATAGGATATAAAAGCCTATATTAGCTGTCAATCAATGCAAAAAGCAGAAGGATTATCCTCTTTGTCCGGCTTGTTTTTTAACCTATTTTATAATTTATGAGATCCTTTCTATTTTGTATTGCAGGCGGGCTATTTTTACTCTCCTCCTGCAAAAAGCCCGAGTACCAAAAAGTAATGCACGATCCTGAACTGTACCGTGTTACCGTAAAAAAACTTAACGATATTGTGCTGGAAAATAACTTTCCGCCGGTTACTGCTTCACGTAATTATGTGTATGCCAACATTGCGGCGTACCAGGTTATTGCGGCCGGCGATCCGGCGCATTTCAGGTCGTTATCCGGCCAAATCAAACATTTGCCACCAACGCCAAAGCCCTCAAAAGATACCACGGTTGATTACCAGTTTGCATCGCTGCTGGCATTTTGCTTTGTGGGTAATGCGGTAACGTTTCCGGAAGGCAGTATGGACCAGTATGTAGATGGGCTTAAACAAAAAGCAAAAGATGCCGGTATGCCCGATGATCTTTTTGAAGGATCGGTAAATTATGCCAATAAAGTGGCCAAATCTATTATGAAATGGAGCAAGGGCGATAATTATTTAAAAACCCGGTCGGCCAGTAAATACACGGTAAAACAGCAGGATGGCCGCTGGATCCCTACGCCACCTATGTATGCACAGGCACTGGAAGCACACTGGGGCGAGATAAGGCCAATGGTTTTGGATTCTGCTTCGCAACTAATCCCGCCAGATCCTCCGGCTTTTGACGTTAAAAACAAAAACGGAAGGTTTTACCTGCAGGCGCTTGAAGTAAAAAATATTGTTGACAGCCTTACCACCGAGCAAAAACACCAGGCCGATTTTTGGGACGACAACGCATTTAAGCTGAATGTAGTGGGACATGCCTCATTTGCCACCAAAAAGTTTTCGCCTGGAGGCCACTGGATGAATATTACCGGAACAGTTACCCGTGCAAAAAAGCTTGATTTTAACACTACAGTGAGTGTTTACACCGAAACTGCTATTGCATTATTTGATGGTTTTATCAATTGCTGGTATTTAAAATATCGCTCAAACTATGTGCGGCCCGAAACTATTATTACCAAATACATTAATGCTGATTGGCGGCCATATATCCAAACCCCGCCATTTCCCGAATACAGTAGCGGGCACGCCGTGATATCATCAGCCGCCGCCGAGGTATTGACCAGCAAGTTTGGCGATAATTTTGCTTACACCGATTCCTCGGAGATGGAATTTGGGATAGCGCCGCTATCGTTCAAGTCATTCAGGGAAGCCGCGAAATCAGCAGCGATGTCGCGGGTATTGGGCGGTATCCACTTTAAAAACGCCTGTATTGTGGGCAATAAACAAGGTGCCGAAATTGGACAGCTGGTGGTAAAAAAACTACAGTTTAAAAAATAACATATACGATATTGATGATGAATAAGGTATCAAAATGGCTGATGTTGCTGGCCTTTGTTGTTCCTGTTGCAGCCAATGCACAGGGTGCCGACCCATGGACGGTTAAAGCAGATAAAATAGACCCTGCAAATTATTACGGCATCACCGTTGCCAATGGGATGATAGGTATTGTATCGGCCCCCGAACCCTTTAAGGTAAA is drawn from Mucilaginibacter ginsenosidivorax and contains these coding sequences:
- a CDS encoding SDR family NAD(P)-dependent oxidoreductase produces the protein MESKNKIALVTGGSRGLGKDMALRLAEKGIDVILTYNSKLAEAQNVVNQIQQSGRKAATLQLNTGDIKSFGTFVDQLKNVLTNTFGANRIDFLINNAGIGGYKLIEEVTDEFFDELLNIHFKGVYFLTQGLIPLINDGGGIVNISSGLTRVSFPRSSVYAAMKGAVEVFTRYLAKELGARGIRANTVAPGAVMTDFGGGHFRASEETQKQVSSVTALGRPAVAEDIGGVVAFLCTDDARWVNGQRVEASGGMLV
- a CDS encoding vanadium-dependent haloperoxidase; protein product: MRSFLFCIAGGLFLLSSCKKPEYQKVMHDPELYRVTVKKLNDIVLENNFPPVTASRNYVYANIAAYQVIAAGDPAHFRSLSGQIKHLPPTPKPSKDTTVDYQFASLLAFCFVGNAVTFPEGSMDQYVDGLKQKAKDAGMPDDLFEGSVNYANKVAKSIMKWSKGDNYLKTRSASKYTVKQQDGRWIPTPPMYAQALEAHWGEIRPMVLDSASQLIPPDPPAFDVKNKNGRFYLQALEVKNIVDSLTTEQKHQADFWDDNAFKLNVVGHASFATKKFSPGGHWMNITGTVTRAKKLDFNTTVSVYTETAIALFDGFINCWYLKYRSNYVRPETIITKYINADWRPYIQTPPFPEYSSGHAVISSAAAEVLTSKFGDNFAYTDSSEMEFGIAPLSFKSFREAAKSAAMSRVLGGIHFKNACIVGNKQGAEIGQLVVKKLQFKK